Proteins found in one Zea mays cultivar B73 chromosome 1, Zm-B73-REFERENCE-NAM-5.0, whole genome shotgun sequence genomic segment:
- the LOC103643148 gene encoding uncharacterized protein yields the protein MVDVDRRMAGLTPAAHAAGLRRLSTRAAAGPSSASASPRHGLHSFAPLAAAVLGHLRASGVAVLPGLTELELARAEAEMGFAFPPDLRAVLAAGLPSGPGFPDWRSRAGLRSAFDLPIAAASLQIARGALWPRCWGARPADPDRALRLARSAIRRAPLLVPLFDRCFLPCRPCLAGNPVFFVTDDRVLCCGLDVLHFFARDSCFQPLDPRSRDGEAGATPCTRRSLDAACGSGKAPRWIEFWSDAASDRRRRDSSSSETSTASSLSSGCASPPPAARRARNPHWVDSYLDRLGHVLRQGGWRDTEVTEMVEVAASGSGVLDGEEAAAPAVDSDAALDALLLNADRCSDALRRAGWSSEDVSDALGLDLRRCKQRPRPAVRVPPEIAVKVERLAQAVARP from the coding sequence ATGGTGGACGTGGACCGCCGGATGGCCGGCCTGACTCCGGCGGCACATGCGGCGGGGCTGCGGCGCCTGTCCacgcgcgccgcggcgggcccctCCTCGGCGTCGGCCTCCCCGCGGCACGGGCTGCACTCCTTCGCCCCGCTCGCGGCCGCGGTGCTGGGCCACCTCCGGGCCTCCGGGGTGGCCGTGCTCCCGGGCCTGACGGAGCTGGAGCTGGCGCGCGCCGAGGCCGAGATGGGGTTCGCGTTCCCGCCCGACCTCCGCGCCGTGCTCGCCGCGGGCCTGCCGTCGGGGCCCGGGTTCCCGGACTGGCGGTCGCGCGCGGGGCTCCGGTCCGCCTTCGACCTGCCCATCGCGGCGGCGTCGCTGCAGATCGCGCGGGGCGCGCTGTGGCCGCGCTGCTGGGGCGCGCGCCCCGCCGACCCCGACCGCGCGCTGCGGCTCGCGCGCTCCGCCATCCGCCGCGCGCCGCTGCTCGTGCCGCTCTTCGACCGCTGCTTCCTGCCCTGCCGCCCCTGCCTGGCCGGCAACCCGGTGTTCTTCGTCACCGACGACCGCGTCCTCTGCTGCGGCCTCGACGTCCTGCACTTCTTCGCCCGGGACTCCTGCTTCCAGCCGCTGGACCCGCGGTCGCGCGACGGCGAAGCAGGCGCCACGCCGTGCACGCGCCGCAGCCTCGACGCGGCCTGCGGCAGCGGCAAGGCGCCCCGCTGGATCGAGTTCTGGAGTGACGCGGCGTCCGACCGCCGCCGCCGCGACTCGTCCTCCTCGGAGACGTCCACCGCGTCGTCCCTGTCCTCCGGATGCGCGTCGCCGCCGCCGGCTGCCAGGCGGGCCAGGAACCCGCACTGGGTCGACAGCTACCTCGACCGGCTGGGCCACGTGCTGCGGCAGGGCGGGTGGAGGGACACGGAGGTGACGGAGATGGTCGAGGTGGCGGCCTCCGGGTCCGGGGTGTTGGACGGCGAGGAGGCGGCGGCCCCCGCGGTGGACTCGGACGCGGCGCTCGACGCGCTGCTGCTCAATGCCGACCGGTGCTCCGACGCGCTCCGGCGGGCCGGGTGGAGCTCGGAGGACGTGTCGGACGCGCTCGGGCTGGACCTCCGCCGGTGCAAGCAGCGGCCGCGCCCTGCGGTGCGGGTGCCGCCGGAGATCGCCGTCAAGGTCGAGCGGCTCGCGCAGGCGGTGGCGCGCCCCTGA